The genomic interval CGCAGGAAAGATCCCGGAACGTTATGCCGGCACCTGTGCGCGCGGTCTGCGGGGAGCCCGCGTTGGGCGGTCGATGCGGAATTAGAATTGCGGCCTTCTTCATCGTCTCCGCTGCATCGAATGTCCTGTATGCAGACAAGCGCTATTCCGCTGCAGCGGAATAGCGCTTGTTTATTTTTCTATGCTGCGGGACGGGACCCGTGTATCTTATTTTGCGTTGTTGTACACGTCCATATCCATGCGGTCAAGGCTTCTGGCCACGACCGTGGTGCCGACCAGATCGCCGACGTTATTGAGCGTCGTGTGCGCCGGGTCGATCACAGGCCAGATCGCCGCAAGAATGGGGATCAGAGTCAGCGGCATACCAAGTGCCTCCAGCAGCACGCCGGACATCACGACGCCCGCGCCCTTGACGCCAGCTGCGCCGATGGACAGGATCAGGCCGAAGAAGACGAACTGGAGCACGCTCGAAAACGTAACGGGGAAGCCGTAAAGATTCGATGCAAAGACACAGCACAGGCCGATGAACACCGCGAAGCCGGTCATACCGGCCGTGTTGCCCAGAGGCAGGGTGAAGCCGTAGATGTTCTCGGGAATGCCGAGATCCTCTTCGCTGATTTTGATGGACACCGGGAGGGTGGCTGCGGAGGAAGAGGTCGAGACCGCAACGAGGATCGCGGGAGCGATCTTGCGCATAAAGCCAAACGGAGGCAGCTTGGCAAGCAGCTTGATGATCAGCGGGTAAACCAGAATCAGAATGAGGAGGCAGATCACGTTGTCGGTAATCAGGAACACGAGAACTTCCTTCATCATCGCGCCGCTGATGGTGGAGACCATTGTCGCAATCAGAGAAAGGATGCCGAACGGAGAGAACTCAATGACATACTCCGTGATCTTGAGCATGACCTCGCTGCCTTCGTCGATGAACCGAATGACTGTTTTTGCCTTATCGCCCAGAGCGAGCAGCGCAACGCCCAAAAACAGGCAGAACACGATGATCTGCAGCATGTTGGCATTGGCCATGGACTCCACAATGTTCGTGGGGAACCAGCTGATGACGTTGTCAATGAAGCTGTAAGACTGTGCCTCCGCCGCCTCGGCGGCGGCGAGGAATTCGGTCGTTCCGCGGCCGGGCTGAACGATCAGGCCGCCGATCACGCCGCAGATGGCGGCAATCACCGCGGAGGCCATGATCCACAGAACATAGCGGATGCCAACCGTGCGGAGCTGTTTGACATCGCCCATCTTGCACACACCACTGGTAATGCTGAAGAACACCAGCGGTACGATGAGCATTTTCAGCATACGGAGGAAAATGTCGCCGAGCGGCGAGATGACCTCCGCGGCCTTCGGGGACACAAGACCGATGATCAGACCGATCACAACGCCGATCAGAATCTTTTTCCAAAGTGCTACCTTTTTCCATTTACTCATAAGATTACGCCCTCCTTCTGTTTGTATCTTTTTTCCTTATGCCTTCACGGTAGCTGCGATCTCGGCGGTAACGCGCAGGAAGTCGTCGATATCCTGCGTGCTGTGGCAGTGCAGCGGGGAGACGCGGATCGCGCCGGTCAGGCCGAGAGATTCCACGATGCGCTTGGAATACAGGCTCGTGTTCACGCGCTCAAAGACCGTGATGCCGCGTTTGTAATACTCCGCCGTCAGCTGTGTGAAGTCGATGCCGTTGATGCCGATGGCGCTGATAAGGTCGCGGTCCACGGTGTCCGCAGAATCGAGGAACACCTGCACACCGGGAATATGGCGCAGGCCGGGAACCTCGTCGGTTCCCTCCATCATGTGGATCAGCAGGGAGTGCTCCTGCAGGTGGATGCGCGTCATACCGGTAACGAACTGCTCGCGGCGATCGTCCGAATCGGTGAAGTGTCTGCCGATCCAGCAGACGTAATCGACGACCGCCGTGATCGCTGCATAGTTGGGATGCGGGAAGGTGCCGAGCTCCCACTCTTTTTCCGGCTTTGCGAGCAGTTTGTGGTGCGTCATTTTCGCAACACGGTCGGACACGTAGCCATAACCGCAGCCGCGGATGCCGAACATCTTATAGGGGGCAAAGGTCACGCCGTCGAGGCCGCACTGTTCCACATCCAGCACGCCGTGAGGTGCATGCTGCACGGCATCGGAGAGGATATAAATATCCGGATTGATCTTGCGCGCTTCCCGAACGATGGTCTCGATATCGAAAATATAGCCCGAGATGTTGGAGGCGCTCATCACGCTCAGCAGCAGCGTGTCCTTATCGATCTTGCTAAGGATCTCATCGAGATCGACGCCGCCGGTCTTGGGGTTCGCCATCGCCACGCGGAATTCCCGGTTGGTCAGACCGCAGTAAAGCTCCACAGAGTCATAAGCCGATGGATGCTCAATGGATGTTACGACTGCGTTGGTGCCCCATTTTTCATTGCGCATAATGGTGCTCACGATCTGGAACATCACCTGAGAGGACGTCAGCTCCGTCACCAGTGCGCCGGACTTTGCGCCGAAGATCACCTGCATGATATCGCGCATGCCGTCCGCTTTGACCTGCTTGAGCATCATGGAGGTGTCGTGGATACGTTCGGGGCAGTCGGGGATTTTTTCCAGCCGCGCTTTTTCCTCGACAGCGGCCTTCAGGCGCAGAGAACCGCCGGAATTTTCAAAAAACTGGCGCTTTCTGCCGAGATAATCCTCGTGCACGTAGTAGAACTTGTCCTGGATCTCCTTCAAAAAAGCATCGTCGAACAAAATTTTCTCGTCTGTAATCATGATAAACCTCCTCACTTTCTGTTCTGACTTTTGCTATCATTTTTTTCGAATCAAACATTTATTTAATTTGATTATAGAAAAAATACACTTTTCTGTCCAAGACAAAAAAGTGTATTTTCTTATAGCCAAAATCGTATGGCAAATTATTCTATTTTCTGCACGCCGCCGACCATGTCGCGGATAAACGCAAGCAGCGTTTCCTCCACCCTGGACCTGCCGGCCGCACGGTAGTAAAGGAAAATGTCCCGCACGTTCAGCGGGTCGGCGATCCTGAAATAGCACAGTTTGCCCGATGCCTCGATCGACAGGGCGGAAAGGCGGATAAAGGCGGCGCCATTGCCCGCGGCTGCGAGATGATACGTGGTCATGGAAGAATCCACCTGCATGATGATGTTCGGCGTAAAACCGGCATTTTTGCAGATCTGGATTCCACGGGAATAGCTGTCATTTCCCTCCCGAAGAAAGACGAAGGGCACATCCCGGAACAGGCCCACATCGATCGGCTCCGCCTCGTAAATACTGTGCACACCGTTGCTCGTATCACCCGGGCGGAAGCAGCAGCTGCGCAGATGCGCATTGGTCACAAAGGTGGTGGGCACAGTCAGGATCAATTCCTCCGAGCCAAACTTCAGCGAGGTGATGCCATCCGTCTCGATCTTGTCGACCTCAAAGGCAAAGTCGATTTTTTTCTGGAGGATCTGACTGGCCAGTTCGTCGTTGCGCAGTTCCTGCCAGCCGATATGAATGTCGGGGTATTCGCTTTGAAACTGCCGGATGATCCCCGAGAGCATATTGGCACAGAAAAAGCTCGCGCCGCCAAACATCACACTGCCGTTGAGCCCCTTGGAGCACTCGCGGAAATGCTGCCGCATGTCGGCGTCCAGCCTCAGGATCTTCTTTGCCGCGGAGATATAATATTCTCCTTCCGGCGTCAGCGAGATCGGCGTTGTGGTTCGGTCAAAAATGGTGATATCATAATCGCTCTCCACTTTCTTCACCATGGCGCTGAGCGACGGCTGCGAGACGAACAGCCGTTTAGCCGCCTTGGAAAAGCTCTTTTCCTCATAGACGGTGTAGACATACCACATTTTCTTGAGCATCTGTCTCTGCCCCCTCGCTGCTATTTGCTTACATGATTCCATAATAGCTTATAGCTTTTTTCCGACCGATGCAACACCAATTCGCCCGCAGACAGCAAAATTATCTGAATTTTTAGCGGGTAATTTCTTTGGCAGCGGAAAAATCCGGTGGTTTTTCTGATCCACGCAGGCATAAAAATCATGTTTTCCATTACGGCAAGCAAAGGCAGCGGTCACGGTATTCTGCGGCAGAATGGATCCTGATCTGATAGCTGTGCGGCTGCTCCATTTGCGGGGGAACACAAACGCGGAAGAAAATAAAAAAAGCTCGTGAAATCCTTGGATTTCACGAGCTTTTTGGCACGCCGTGAGGGATTCGAACCCCCGGCCTTCTGGTCCGTAGCCAGACGCTCTATCCAGCTGAGCTAACGGCGCTTAGTGCGCTCCTAACGCAGAAGGAATCCCTGAAAAGCTTGATACTCCAGTGTTTTTACGCATTTATTATACCGTAAATATTCCAAAAATGCAAGCGCAGCGAAGGCAAACCAGCTGCGCATATTTGGCCGCGAGCGCATCAGCTGTGCGCTTTTTGTGCGCTGGGAATCAGATGGGCGGGGTGCTTAAAACGAACTGTGCAGATGCAATATTCGGCTTTGCTTGTAGGTGGTTGACTCATGCACTGGCCTGAGAATTGACGATTGATTCCTCCGAAAAAATTGCTCTGTATCCATGGCGAGCACACTTGTTTGCGATGGTACTATTCATACGATTGTGTTTTTTGATTGAGTTTTGGCTGACGAGCGCAGCGAGCAGGCAAAATTCAAGCGAGCAGAACGTGCTGCGCTGCAAGCCTGGCGCCGACACGCAGTGTTGGCTGCTGGGGGTGAATTTTTTCGGTATAAAAGGAAACGTGAAAGCTTTCCCCCAGTTTTGCGTTTTGGCCGTCCTGATCCTTGTGATGACATAGTTTAGGCTTACCGTGCGCCGGCAGATTTATTTCAGCGAAAATACGCAGGCGTTTAATCGCCGTTGAGCCCGGTAATGGTTTGCCTTTGATTCAATTGGAAGATGAATTTCTCAAGGCGGAATGAGTACTGCATTGCAAATTGTACATCCGGTTTTTCAAAATCCAGCCCCGTCATGTTGCTGATTTTTTGCAAACGGTAACTCAAAGTGTTCCGATGCAGGAACAGTTCCGCTGCCGTCTGTGCATTATTAAAGCCGCAAGCAGTATAAGTTTCCAGCGTTTCATAGAGCTGACTGCCGCTTTGCTTATCATATTTGCGCAGCAGTGACAGTGCCGGATGGCAGCAGAGACTCAAGCGTTTCAAATCGCGCGGATGGTCAACAATGTCATAGAATGCCAGCCTTCGATATTCAAACACGTTCCCGGGAATGTCCAGAATGGAGGCCAATCGTATCGCTTTGGCCGCCTGCTCATAGCAGGATTTTGTGTAATTGATTTTGGAATAGGGGTTGCTGATACCGGCGATCGACTCGTGCTCGTCACAGAATTCTATGATCTTGTGCATCAGCTCCGATTCGATCTGTAAACTGTTTTCTGCCACAGGGATCATGGAAACAATGGATTTGTTGTAATAAACGGTTCTTGCAGTTTCAAAAATTTCTTGAAACTGTCGGCACAATTTGTTCTGCACATGGCTCTCCGTAGAAAAATAGCGAGGCTTCACCAGAACTAGGGACATTCGCTTCGGAAACTGTATCTGCGCGGCGTTGATGCGCGCCTGAATCTGCTCCAAGGGAATCCCGTTGAGCAGGTCTGTCATAAAATCCGTCACGACCCGGCTGCGTACCACATCCATGTTCTGTTCTTTCAGAATCAAATCTGTCGTAATTTGCGTGATGAGCGGCAGGACGCTATAACAAAGCGGATCGAACGCTCTTTCTCCTTGAATCATGAATATGTAACCATACAATTCGCCTTGGAGAATAATCCGATTGGAAAGATAAAACAAATGATTGTCAATACAATGACGAAGGAAAGGCCCGTTTCCGCCTTCTTCACCATGCTGTGATTTGACATCTTTGATGTGCTCGATAAACAGCGGCGGACAATAGCCGTTCTTGATGCTCTCCTGCCAAACGGGTTCGTCGACCTGGAAAGGAATCGAATTGGAAATGACTTTCCCGGACATGTCAATGATGGCAATGGAAGTGTTCAATGCATTGCCCACATTTTCCAGCATGGCACCGATCCCTTTGCCGCGCATGACCGCATTGAGCATTTGAATATAAATGTCCTGCAGTTTATAGTTGGAATGGAGTAGTTCCTCCGCATCCTCCAAAAAAATGCTCATTTCCTTCTCTGGCATCTGGATCGTGTTGGGGATCAGCTGTTCAGATATGAAACTGGACTCCCCGCAGAAAATCAGATTCCGAGGCAATTTTCGATTGTGCAGAGTAGACAAATCATATGTAAAATAGACAACATCGGATTTTGGCTGCTGCGCTTGTTGCAAATCAGCTATACTTTCCAACGAGTAGACCTGTCGATTATCATAACAATGTTTGTCAAAAATGTCGTGTTTTTTCTCTAGTTCAGAGACCAAATCCAGAAACATCATGGTTTGTCACCTCATTCACAATACTATGCGATTTCTCCGACAAATGCAAGAGCGAAATGATAATTATGCGCACTGCACAATTTTTGATTTCACTTTTAGGCCGCGCGCACGTTAACAAGTTAACAATCTCGCTATATACTCAAGTTGTGCACAGGAAAACGACTGTGCCGTGCCAGGGAAACCCGAATGCTATCTTCTTATCTGGTTTCCAACTCGTAAAACTGAAGTGATCAGGAGGTTATGTATGTATGAAATACGAAAAGCTTTTTGAAAAGGGCAAAATCGGAAAACTCACAATTAAAAACCGCATTGTCATGCCCCCCATGGGCACTGGCTTTGCCGCTGCGTCCGGCGAAGCATCTGAAGAAATCACGCGCTATTACGAAGAGCGCGCGAAGGGCGGTGTCGGTCTGATCATCACGGAGGTCTGCCGTGTGGATGAACTGTCCGGCGTTGCACAGCCGTGTCAGCTGCGCGCAACGGATATGGACGTGATCCCCAGTTTTACCCGTATGGTGGATCGTGTTCATGCATATGGCACCAAGATGTTCATGCAGCTGCATCACCCCGGCAATGAGGCTTTCCCAATCACGCTGCACGGCAATCCGGTCATTGGCCCCTCTCCCGTGATGTGCAAGACCGTGGGCGTTGTGCCAAAGGAAATGACGACGGCGGAAGTCGAGGCCATGGTCAAGTGCTTCATCAAGGGCGCCGTCATTGCCAAGACCGCCGGGTTCGACGGCGTGGAAGTCCACGCTGCGCACGGCTATCTGGTCAATCAGTTTATGTCGCCCCACACCAATCACCGCACGGACAAATATGGCGGCGACTTCTTCAACCGCATGCGTTTCGCCACAGAAATTATCGTGGGTATTCGCTTTGCCTGCGGCGCTGACTTCCCGATCTCCGTTCGTATGGACGGAACCGATTTCTGGGATGACGGTATGGACGAAAAGGAATGCCAGCACATCGCGCGGTACCTGGAGAGCATTGGCGTTGCCAGCCTGAATATCTCCTCCGGCAGTTATGAATCCGGCTGGTCCATCATTGAGCCCTATACGTTTAAGGAGGGCTGGAAAAAGCACCTGGCCAAGGGCATCAAGGAGAGTGTGCACATTCCTGTGATCGCCGTCAACACAGTTAAGCATCCCGCTTTCGCAGAGCAATTGCTGGAAGAGGGTGTCTCTGATTTCGTTGGCATCGGTCGTGGAAATCTTTGTGACCCCGAGTTCGCCAACAAGGCAAAGCGCGGCGATGATGCGCGTATTCGCAAATGCATCGGCTGCCTGAACTGCTTTAAGCAGTCTGGCGTCGGGCGCGCAATTGAATGCGCAGTCAATCCGCTGCTGGGACGTGAAACTTATCGCGGCGATGACAAACTGATCAAGGACGGAAATCAGCAGACCGTTGCCGTCATCGGCGCCGGCCCTGCCGGTTTGCAGGCAGCCATCGTTCTGGCCAAGCGCGGATATAAGCCGGTCGTGTTTGAAAAGTCTGACTCTATCGGTGGTTCTATGAAGCTAGCTTCTCAGCCGCCCTGCAAGGAGATGATCGGCGAGTTTATTGACACTCTGAAGCTTGAAGCAGAGGATCTTGGTGTTGAAATCCGCCTGAACACGCCCGGCACTGTAGAGGCAGCCAAAGCGATCGGCGCTGTCGGTGCGATTGTTGCCGCTGGCGGCACAAAGATTTGCCCGCCTGTTCCGGGGATTGAAAAGGCTGTTTCTTACGAGCAGGTTCTTACCAAAGATGTGGAGTTTACCGGTAAGAAGATCGCAGTGATCGGCGGCGGCCTGACCGGTCTGGAAACGGCAGAATATCTGGCGGCGAAGGGCAATGAAGTGACCGTGATCGAGATGGCCCCCGCGGTTGGCACCGCAATGTACCGCAGCGTAACTGCCGCAGTCGTTGGCAACATCGAAAAAGATGGCGGTCACATCATGACCAGCCATATGTTCAAGGGCGTGAAGGACGGCGCTGTTGTTGTGAACAGTCTTGCGAGCGGTTATGACCTGGATGTGCCGGCGGACGCTTGTGTCATTGCAATGGGCGTTCATCCCGATGAGACCATCGCGGATGCCTTTGAGGCTGCATTTGACCGTGTGGCCGTTGTTGGCGATACCGCAAATCCCGGAAACATTGCGGATGCAACCAGCTCCGGCTATGCAAAGGCATTCGTATTTTGATTTGCTCAGAAAGGAGTATGCATAATGAAAGAATTTAAGGATAAAGTTCTTGTCGTCACCGGCGGCTCTCGCGGCATCGGAAAAGCGATTGCCGTGGAAGGCGCAAAGCGTGGTATGAAAATTGTTCTCAATGATATCGACGGTGACCAGCTGGCCAAGACCTGCGAAGAAATCAAGGGCATGGGTGTGGAATGCATCGGACAGCATGCGGATATTTCCCTCTATGAAAACATTGAGGCCTTGCTGAAATTGGCGATGGACAGCTTCGGACATGTGGATATGCTGGTCAATAATGCCGGCTGTGCGGTTTCCGGTGCTATCTGGAAGCTGCCGAAACAGGATATTGACTGGATCACGGAGCTGAATTTCCTGAGCCACCTGTATGGTATGAAAATTTTCCTGCCGCAGATGATCGCGCAGGGCACCCCCTGTGAAATTGTCAATGTGGAGTCGACCGCCGGTCTGATGACCTCCGGAAAGGCAACCATGTATCATGCAACCAAGGCCGCCGGTGTTGCTGCATCTGAGAGTGTATATATTGCCATGAAGGAGCAAGGATACCCCATCCACATCCACTGTCTGGTGCCCGCTTACGTAAAGACGACCATTCATCTGGCTGATCTGCATCGTCCGGAGCGCTTTGCCATGAACGATGACCCCTACTATACCAGCGACGAGTACAAAGCCGGACAGATCCGCGGTGAGCGGGGCGTCATGAGCGGTATTCCCGATTGGTATGTCGGTGAATGCGTGTTTACGGCCGTGGAAGATGAGAAGTTCTACATCTTCACGCATCCGGAATCTCAGGTAGTTGCGCAGCCGCGCGTGCAGCGTCTGGCATCTGGCATTAATCCGCAAACCTGATACAATATAAATATAGACGTTCCCCGCGCCTGAATCGTGGGAGCGGGGAACATTTGAAAATGCTGATAGGAGGCGTATACAATGTTTACTGCTTACAAAGATGCGCATGTTGTTGTGACTGGCGGCGCAAATGGCATCGGTAAGGCTCTGGCACTTGGCTTTGCAAAACGCGGCGCAAATGTCGCCGTTGTAGATATTCATGGTGATGAGGCAAAAGCTGTTGCAGCCGAAATCACTGCAATGGGATGCAAAAGCATCGCCATTCAGGCGGATGTGAGCGTGTTGGACGAGTGTGCCAAAGTGTATGATACCGTGATGGATGCGTTCGGCCGCTGCGATGTTCTGGTGAATGATGCCGGCGTATCGGCACTGTCCGATGTGGAGCACATTCCGGAAAAGGACTTGCGCTGGGTGTTTGAGACCAACGTTTACTCCCACTGGTTCATGATGCAGAAATTCCTGCCTCAGATGCGTAAGCAGGGCACGCACTGCCAGATCTTGAATGTTTGCTCCATTGCCGGTCTGATTTCTATGAACGGTGCGCCTGCATACTTCAGCTCCAAGCACGCTGCCGTAGCGCTGTCTGAATGCGTGTACAAGCAGCTGAAGGCTGAAAACGCGAATATCGACATCTCTATCTTCTGCCCTGGATATGTCCAAACGGAAATGCACCTGACCGATCGCCATCGTCCTGAGCGCTTCGCTATCCACGATGACGAGCCGTACTATCACACGGAGCAGTACGCCGGCATGGTTGCATTCAACAAAATGCTTCTGGACAGTGGGG from Clostridiales bacterium carries:
- a CDS encoding SDR family NAD(P)-dependent oxidoreductase; its protein translation is MKEFKDKVLVVTGGSRGIGKAIAVEGAKRGMKIVLNDIDGDQLAKTCEEIKGMGVECIGQHADISLYENIEALLKLAMDSFGHVDMLVNNAGCAVSGAIWKLPKQDIDWITELNFLSHLYGMKIFLPQMIAQGTPCEIVNVESTAGLMTSGKATMYHATKAAGVAASESVYIAMKEQGYPIHIHCLVPAYVKTTIHLADLHRPERFAMNDDPYYTSDEYKAGQIRGERGVMSGIPDWYVGECVFTAVEDEKFYIFTHPESQVVAQPRVQRLASGINPQT
- a CDS encoding SDR family oxidoreductase encodes the protein MFTAYKDAHVVVTGGANGIGKALALGFAKRGANVAVVDIHGDEAKAVAAEITAMGCKSIAIQADVSVLDECAKVYDTVMDAFGRCDVLVNDAGVSALSDVEHIPEKDLRWVFETNVYSHWFMMQKFLPQMRKQGTHCQILNVCSIAGLISMNGAPAYFSSKHAAVALSECVYKQLKAENANIDISIFCPGYVQTEMHLTDRHRPERFAIHDDEPYYHTEQYAGMVAFNKMLLDSGAPLDIAVETIFTALEKEQFYILDSAKYERLLCEQGVFEAEKVRPVDFYTLN
- a CDS encoding aminotransferase class V-fold PLP-dependent enzyme; the protein is MITDEKILFDDAFLKEIQDKFYYVHEDYLGRKRQFFENSGGSLRLKAAVEEKARLEKIPDCPERIHDTSMMLKQVKADGMRDIMQVIFGAKSGALVTELTSSQVMFQIVSTIMRNEKWGTNAVVTSIEHPSAYDSVELYCGLTNREFRVAMANPKTGGVDLDEILSKIDKDTLLLSVMSASNISGYIFDIETIVREARKINPDIYILSDAVQHAPHGVLDVEQCGLDGVTFAPYKMFGIRGCGYGYVSDRVAKMTHHKLLAKPEKEWELGTFPHPNYAAITAVVDYVCWIGRHFTDSDDRREQFVTGMTRIHLQEHSLLIHMMEGTDEVPGLRHIPGVQVFLDSADTVDRDLISAIGINGIDFTQLTAEYYKRGITVFERVNTSLYSKRIVESLGLTGAIRVSPLHCHSTQDIDDFLRVTAEIAATVKA
- a CDS encoding dicarboxylate/amino acid:cation symporter produces the protein MSKWKKVALWKKILIGVVIGLIIGLVSPKAAEVISPLGDIFLRMLKMLIVPLVFFSITSGVCKMGDVKQLRTVGIRYVLWIMASAVIAAICGVIGGLIVQPGRGTTEFLAAAEAAEAQSYSFIDNVISWFPTNIVESMANANMLQIIVFCLFLGVALLALGDKAKTVIRFIDEGSEVMLKITEYVIEFSPFGILSLIATMVSTISGAMMKEVLVFLITDNVICLLILILVYPLIIKLLAKLPPFGFMRKIAPAILVAVSTSSSAATLPVSIKISEEDLGIPENIYGFTLPLGNTAGMTGFAVFIGLCCVFASNLYGFPVTFSSVLQFVFFGLILSIGAAGVKGAGVVMSGVLLEALGMPLTLIPILAAIWPVIDPAHTTLNNVGDLVGTTVVARSLDRMDMDVYNNAK
- a CDS encoding LysR family transcriptional regulator, coding for MLKKMWYVYTVYEEKSFSKAAKRLFVSQPSLSAMVKKVESDYDITIFDRTTTPISLTPEGEYYISAAKKILRLDADMRQHFRECSKGLNGSVMFGGASFFCANMLSGIIRQFQSEYPDIHIGWQELRNDELASQILQKKIDFAFEVDKIETDGITSLKFGSEELILTVPTTFVTNAHLRSCCFRPGDTSNGVHSIYEAEPIDVGLFRDVPFVFLREGNDSYSRGIQICKNAGFTPNIIMQVDSSMTTYHLAAAGNGAAFIRLSALSIEASGKLCYFRIADPLNVRDIFLYYRAAGRSRVEETLLAFIRDMVGGVQKIE
- a CDS encoding helix-turn-helix domain-containing protein yields the protein MMFLDLVSELEKKHDIFDKHCYDNRQVYSLESIADLQQAQQPKSDVVYFTYDLSTLHNRKLPRNLIFCGESSFISEQLIPNTIQMPEKEMSIFLEDAEELLHSNYKLQDIYIQMLNAVMRGKGIGAMLENVGNALNTSIAIIDMSGKVISNSIPFQVDEPVWQESIKNGYCPPLFIEHIKDVKSQHGEEGGNGPFLRHCIDNHLFYLSNRIILQGELYGYIFMIQGERAFDPLCYSVLPLITQITTDLILKEQNMDVVRSRVVTDFMTDLLNGIPLEQIQARINAAQIQFPKRMSLVLVKPRYFSTESHVQNKLCRQFQEIFETARTVYYNKSIVSMIPVAENSLQIESELMHKIIEFCDEHESIAGISNPYSKINYTKSCYEQAAKAIRLASILDIPGNVFEYRRLAFYDIVDHPRDLKRLSLCCHPALSLLRKYDKQSGSQLYETLETYTACGFNNAQTAAELFLHRNTLSYRLQKISNMTGLDFEKPDVQFAMQYSFRLEKFIFQLNQRQTITGLNGD
- a CDS encoding NAD(P)/FAD-dependent oxidoreductase, producing the protein MKYEKLFEKGKIGKLTIKNRIVMPPMGTGFAAASGEASEEITRYYEERAKGGVGLIITEVCRVDELSGVAQPCQLRATDMDVIPSFTRMVDRVHAYGTKMFMQLHHPGNEAFPITLHGNPVIGPSPVMCKTVGVVPKEMTTAEVEAMVKCFIKGAVIAKTAGFDGVEVHAAHGYLVNQFMSPHTNHRTDKYGGDFFNRMRFATEIIVGIRFACGADFPISVRMDGTDFWDDGMDEKECQHIARYLESIGVASLNISSGSYESGWSIIEPYTFKEGWKKHLAKGIKESVHIPVIAVNTVKHPAFAEQLLEEGVSDFVGIGRGNLCDPEFANKAKRGDDARIRKCIGCLNCFKQSGVGRAIECAVNPLLGRETYRGDDKLIKDGNQQTVAVIGAGPAGLQAAIVLAKRGYKPVVFEKSDSIGGSMKLASQPPCKEMIGEFIDTLKLEAEDLGVEIRLNTPGTVEAAKAIGAVGAIVAAGGTKICPPVPGIEKAVSYEQVLTKDVEFTGKKIAVIGGGLTGLETAEYLAAKGNEVTVIEMAPAVGTAMYRSVTAAVVGNIEKDGGHIMTSHMFKGVKDGAVVVNSLASGYDLDVPADACVIAMGVHPDETIADAFEAAFDRVAVVGDTANPGNIADATSSGYAKAFVF